Proteins co-encoded in one Dasypus novemcinctus isolate mDasNov1 chromosome 18, mDasNov1.1.hap2, whole genome shotgun sequence genomic window:
- the SLC38A7 gene encoding LOW QUALITY PROTEIN: sodium-coupled neutral amino acid transporter 7 (The sequence of the model RefSeq protein was modified relative to this genomic sequence to represent the inferred CDS: deleted 1 base in 1 codon) yields MAQLSINSDQGEWGWSTDAGERARLLQSPCVDPAPKGEGVAPPGGAGRGTTSTLGAIFIVVNACLGAGLLNFPAAFSTAGGVAAGIALQMGMLVFIISGLVILAYCSQASNERTYQEVVWAVCGKLTGVLCEVAIAVYTFGTCTAFLIIIGDQQDKIIAVVAEEPEGGSGGPWYTDRKFTISLTSFLFILPLSIPREIGFQKYASFLSVVGTWYVTAIIIIKYIWPDKEMIPGDILTRPTSWMAVFNAMPTICFGFQCHVSSVPVFNSMRRPEVKTWGGVVTAAMVIALAVYLGTGICGFLTFGAAVDPDVLLSYPSDDIAVAVARAFIILSVLTSYPILHFCGRAVVEGLWLRYQGMPVEEDVGRERRRRVLQTLTWFLLTLLLALFIPDIGKVIAVIGGLAACFIFVFPGLCLIQAKLSEMQEVKPASWWALVTYGVLLVTLGAFIFGQTTANAIFVDLLA; encoded by the exons ATGGCCCAGCTCAGCATCAACAGTGACCAGGGCGAGTGGGGCTGGAGCACGGATGCCGGGGAGCGGGCCCGCCTGCTGCAGAGCCCCTGTGTGGATCCAGCCCccaagggggagggggtggcc CCCCCCGGGGGTGCAGGCAGAGGCACCACTTCCACCCTGGGGGCCATCTTCATCGTGGTCAACGCCTGCCTGGGCGCAGGGCTGCTCAACTTCCCAGCAGCCTTCAGCACTGCTGGGGGCGTGGCAGCTGGCATCGCGCTGCAGATG GGCATGCTGGTGTTCATCATCAGCGGCCTCGTCATCCTGGCCTACTGCTCCCAGGCCAGCAACGAGAGGACCTACCAGGAGGTGGTGTGGGCCGTGTGCGGCAAGCTGACGGGAGTGCTGTGCGAGGTCGCCATCGCCGTCTACACCTTCGGCACCTGCactgccttcctcatcatcaTCGGGGACCAGCAGGACAAGA TTATAGCTGTGGTGGCAGAGGAGCCTGAGGGGGGCAGCGGCGGCCCCTGGTACACAGACCGCAAGTTCACCATCAGCCTCACCTCTTTCCTCTTCATCCTGCCCCTCTCCATCCCCAGGGAGATCGGCTTCCAGAAATATGCCAG CTTCCTCAGCGTTGTTGGCACCTGGTACGTcactgccatcatcatcatcaaatatATCTGGCCAGACAAAGAGATGATCCCAGGGGACATCTTGACCAG GCCGACTTCCTGGATGGCTGTGTTCAATGCCATGCCCACCATCTGCTTCGGATTTCAG TGCCACGTGAGCAGTGTGCCCGTCTTCAACAGCATGCGGCGGCCCGAGGTGAAgacctggggtggggtggtgacAGCTGCCATGGTCATAGCGCTTGCTGTCTACCTGGGCACAG GCATCTGTGGCTTCCTAACCTTTGGAGCTGCTGTGGACCCTGACGTGCTCCTGTCCTACCCCTCAGACGACATAGCTGTGGCTGTCGCCCGAGCCTTCATCATCCTTAGCGTGCTCACCTCCTACCCCATCCTGCACTTCTGTGGGCG GGCGGTGGTGGAGGGCCTGTGGCTGCGCTACCAGGGGATGCCGGTGGAGGAGGACGTGGGGCGGGAGCGGCGGCGGCGCGTGCTGCAGACGCTCACCTGGTTCCTGCTCACCCTGCTGCTGGCACTCTTCATCCCTGACATCGGCAAGGTCATCGCGGTCATCGGAGGCCTGGCCGCCTGCTTCATCTTCGTCTTCCCAG GACTGTGCCTCATTCAGGCCAAACTCTCTGAGATGCAGGAAGTCAAGCCCGCCAG CTGGTGGGCACTGGTCACTTACGGAGTCCTCTTGGTCACCCTGGGAGCTTTCATCTTCGGACAGACCACAGCCAATGCCATCTTTGTGGATCTCTTGGCCTGA